Proteins from a single region of Mustela erminea isolate mMusErm1 chromosome X, mMusErm1.Pri, whole genome shotgun sequence:
- the TEX13A gene encoding testis-expressed protein 13A — protein MPSAIMALKPDDASSGFQHNNVVAFINEKMAGHTKGPEFYLENIALSWEAVENKLRDILDDNAVPSEAKDACAWSSLALGMRFACRQSQLHGCRVHWLQNFTKLHKSAAQALASDLKEHTAQQEMERREAAFRLRQTQANLAEMQKERDLLRWKLLRAELESPPKREWVQVTEESDLATASGAETEGAHKEEEEAGAAATSATAAGTTGRGRRRQKDVEGTEATKKLGRGFVQPPGAEEQKNYTSGGQREGDLRSVETTMFYFPGTLQPASRVSPSPLPIQLPASFTYSYSCPSSPFPPAPTPSPPEATCTARAPSPTSPHWKPSDVSLCSEVGSQGTDPQESQRDRRDSEPHQQRRPPIFRRPGDWDCPWCKAVNFSRRKICFRCGRGIWLQSPQ, from the exons ATGCCCTCGGCCATCATGGCCTTGAAACCTGACGATGCCAGCAGTGGGTTCCAGCACAACAATGTTGTGGCCTTCATCAATGAGAAGATGGCCGGGCACACAAAAGGCCCTGAGTTCTACCTCGAGAATATAGCCCTGTCCTGGGAGGCGGTGGAGAACAAGCTCAGGGACATCCTAGACGACAACGCGGTGCCCAGTGAGGCCAAAGATGCCTGTGCCTGGAGCAGCCTGGCCCTAGGTATGCGCTTTGCCTGCAGGCAGAGCCAGTTACATGGGTGCAGGGTGCACTGGCTGCAGAACTTCACCAAACTGCATAAGTCCGCTGCACAGGCCTTGGCCTCAGACCTAAAGGAGCACACAGCACAGCAGGAGATGGAGCGCAGGGAGGCAGCCTTCAGGCTGCGGCAGACACAAGCAAACCTGGCAGAGATGCAAAAGGAAAGGGACCTCCTGAGGTGGAAGCTCCTCCGGGCT GAGCTGGAGTCTCCACCGAAGCGGGAGTGGGTCCAGGTCACAGAGGAATCAGATCTGGCCACTGCCAGTGGGGCTGAAACAGAAGGAGCacacaaggaggaagaggaggcaggagctGCTGCTACTTCTGCTACAGCTGCTGGCaccacaggaagaggaagaagaagacaaaaggaTGTGGAAGGAACAGAGGCCACCAAGAAGCTGGGCAGAGGCTTTGTGCAACCTCCTGGAGCTGAGGAGCAGAAAAATTACACctctggtgggcagagggagggagatctCAGGTCAGTGGAAACAACCATGTTTTATTTCCCTGGAACCCTCCAGCCTGCATCCAGAGTCTCACCATCACCCCTTcctatccagctccctgcttcatTCACATACTCCTACTCATGCCCCTCATCCCCCTTCCCACCTGCGCCCACACCATCCCCACCAGAAGCAACATGCACAGCAAGAGCTCCATCTCCGACATCTCCCCACTGGAAGCCCTCTGATGTTAGCTTGTGTTCTGAGGTGGGGTCCCAGGGAACAGACCCTCAAGAATCCCAAAGAGACAGGAGAGACTCTGAACCCCATCAGCAGAGAAGACCTCCCATATTTCGCAGGCCTGGGGATTGGGACTGTCCTTGGTGTAAAGCTGTGAATTTTTCAAGGAGGAAAATTTGCTTCCGCTGTGGGAGGGGAATCTGGCTGCAAAGCCCTCAGTAA